In one window of Deinococcus apachensis DSM 19763 DNA:
- a CDS encoding 5-oxoprolinase subunit B family protein, whose protein sequence is MTRATIERLGDAALVVRSPLARALLTDLTTRPLPGVREAVPALEVLTVLYDPLEVGADTLTASLRERLGGLVPGEEEKTRTHVLPVTFDGPDLGWCADHAELGLEDFVGTLCATPLTVAFLGFTPGFAFLTGLPERLRMPRLSAPRERVPAGSVALGGPWAGVYPRETPGGWRLVGRTDAVLFDPWRPEPVLWRAGDRVRFEVRP, encoded by the coding sequence ATGACTCGGGCCACCATCGAGCGGCTGGGTGACGCGGCACTGGTCGTGCGCTCACCCCTCGCGCGGGCGCTCCTGACGGACCTCACCACGCGGCCCTTGCCCGGCGTGCGGGAGGCCGTGCCCGCCCTGGAGGTGCTGACCGTGCTGTACGACCCCTTGGAGGTGGGCGCCGACACCCTGACGGCGAGCCTGCGGGAGCGGCTGGGCGGGCTCGTGCCCGGTGAGGAGGAGAAGACCCGCACCCACGTCCTGCCCGTCACCTTCGACGGGCCAGACCTCGGGTGGTGCGCCGATCACGCGGAACTGGGCTTGGAGGACTTCGTAGGAACCCTCTGCGCCACCCCCCTCACCGTCGCCTTCCTGGGCTTCACCCCCGGCTTCGCGTTCCTGACGGGACTCCCCGAGCGGCTGAGGATGCCCCGGCTGAGTGCTCCGCGGGAGAGGGTGCCCGCGGGCAGTGTCGCCCTGGGGGGACCGTGGGCGGGCGTGTACCCCCGGGAGACACCCGGGGGCTGGCGGCTGGTCGGCCGCACGGACGCCGTGCTGTTCGACCCGTGGCGCCCCGAGCCGGTCCTGTGGCGGGCCGGGGACCGGGTCAGGTTCGAGGTCCGGCCGTGA
- a CDS encoding class I SAM-dependent methyltransferase, which yields MTEQHNRDAWNAIAARGESPYARPVTPETVAAARRGEWTVMLTDTRPLPRAWLPDVRGLDLLCLASGGGQQGPVLAAAGANVTVFDLSEAQLALDREVAEREGLTLRLVQGGMTDLSAFGDASFDVIIHPVSNLFVPDVRPVWREAYRVLRSGGSLLAGFLNPSMFIFDLDHLDETGELRVRYSLPYVEEAHLSPEQLEAYRREARPLHFSHTLTEQIAGQIDAGFLIAGLYEDDHGVNGDLLSSYIPTQLATRAVKP from the coding sequence ATGACCGAACAGCATAACCGCGACGCCTGGAACGCCATTGCCGCGCGGGGGGAGAGTCCTTACGCCCGCCCGGTCACGCCGGAGACGGTCGCGGCCGCCCGGCGGGGCGAGTGGACGGTGATGCTCACGGACACCAGGCCGCTTCCCCGGGCCTGGCTGCCCGACGTGCGGGGTCTTGATCTTCTCTGCCTCGCCTCGGGGGGTGGGCAGCAGGGTCCGGTCCTCGCCGCCGCCGGGGCGAACGTCACCGTCTTCGACCTGTCCGAGGCACAGCTGGCTCTCGACCGGGAGGTTGCCGAACGCGAGGGGCTCACCCTGCGGCTGGTGCAGGGCGGCATGACCGACCTCTCCGCCTTCGGGGACGCGAGCTTCGACGTGATCATCCACCCGGTGTCCAACCTGTTCGTGCCCGACGTGCGCCCGGTGTGGCGCGAGGCGTACCGCGTGCTGCGCTCCGGGGGAAGTCTGCTGGCGGGCTTTCTCAACCCGTCCATGTTCATCTTCGATCTGGACCACCTTGACGAGACGGGGGAACTGCGCGTGCGCTACAGCCTGCCGTATGTGGAAGAGGCGCACCTGTCCCCCGAGCAGTTGGAGGCGTACCGGCGGGAAGCCAGGCCCCTGCATTTCAGCCACACCCTCACGGAGCAGATCGCGGGTCAGATCGACGCGGGCTTCCTGATCGCTGGGCTTTACGAGGACGACCACGGCGTGAATGGGGATCTGCTGTCGAGTTACATACCGACCCAACTCGCCACTCGGGCTGTGAAACCATGA
- a CDS encoding nitrilase-related carbon-nitrogen hydrolase produces MSAAPDRSFRAVAVQPQWSAADFTSAAAFRAWMRGQLEMARPHLAPDRPNLVVLTELNGLPLVLRGTPLAARAGTFERAALLLFLRWLPQVLPVLLRERVSPVRALQLALSAGNTRLYLETCRDLAREYGVYLCCGSAPMPRYRLEGRRLVREPGVLHNEAVILGPGGELIGVADKVHLTPDEEGEGVDLTPGPLEELRVFPTPVGDLGVAISLDAFRADVIGRLEEQGCTVLLQPDANGAPWTSLEGLPPDPANVRDQPVAWLESSWQATTGGQAIRYAVNPMVVGNLLDLTFDGQSAITGRAEEAPEPHSYVLTDPRPGFLALLPWVEEGGPEHLREVGRHLAARSGHPHENGYRTGVLHADLTLPPSRVPVPARTRHEEALAALLEGRASLPDTQPLWPLFMLPAALAAYRLLRRR; encoded by the coding sequence ATGTCCGCCGCGCCCGACCGTTCCTTCCGCGCCGTCGCCGTGCAGCCGCAGTGGAGCGCCGCCGACTTCACGAGCGCCGCCGCCTTTCGCGCCTGGATGCGCGGTCAGCTGGAGATGGCCCGTCCCCACCTCGCGCCGGACCGGCCCAATTTGGTCGTGCTGACCGAGCTGAACGGGTTGCCGCTGGTGTTGCGGGGCACGCCGCTCGCCGCCCGGGCCGGGACCTTCGAGCGGGCCGCGCTCCTCCTGTTCCTGCGCTGGCTGCCGCAGGTCCTGCCGGTGCTGCTGCGTGAGCGCGTCTCGCCCGTCCGGGCGCTGCAGCTCGCCCTGAGCGCCGGGAACACCCGCCTGTACCTGGAGACCTGCCGCGACCTCGCCCGCGAGTACGGCGTGTACCTGTGCTGCGGGTCCGCACCCATGCCCCGTTACCGGCTGGAGGGGAGGCGCCTCGTTCGCGAGCCCGGCGTGCTGCATAACGAGGCGGTGATCCTGGGGCCGGGGGGGGAGCTGATCGGCGTAGCCGACAAGGTCCACCTCACCCCGGACGAGGAGGGAGAGGGCGTGGATCTGACTCCCGGCCCGCTGGAGGAATTGCGCGTCTTTCCCACCCCGGTCGGGGACCTTGGCGTCGCCATCAGCCTCGACGCCTTCCGGGCCGATGTGATCGGGCGTCTGGAAGAACAGGGCTGCACCGTCCTCCTGCAACCCGACGCGAACGGGGCGCCCTGGACTTCCCTGGAAGGGCTGCCCCCCGACCCGGCCAACGTCCGCGACCAGCCCGTCGCCTGGCTGGAGTCGAGCTGGCAGGCCACGACGGGGGGGCAGGCCATCCGCTACGCCGTCAATCCCATGGTGGTCGGCAATCTCCTCGACCTCACCTTCGACGGGCAGAGCGCGATCACTGGGCGGGCCGAGGAGGCCCCCGAGCCCCACTCCTACGTGCTGACCGACCCGCGCCCCGGCTTCCTCGCGCTGCTCCCCTGGGTGGAGGAGGGCGGGCCGGAGCACCTGCGGGAAGTGGGCCGTCACCTGGCTGCCCGCAGCGGTCACCCCCACGAGAACGGCTACCGGACGGGCGTGCTGCACGCCGACCTGACCCTGCCCCCCAGCCGCGTGCCTGTTCCCGCCCGCACCCGGCACGAGGAGGCGCTGGCTGCCCTGCTGGAGGGCCGCGCCTCTCTTCCGGACACCCAGCCGCTCTGGCCGCTGTTCATGCTCCCGGCAGCGCTGGCCGCGTACCGGCTGCTGAGGCGCCGGTGA
- a CDS encoding MerR family transcriptional regulator, whose protein sequence is MRGRLIISRFAVLTGLSPKTLRYYDEIDLLRPDHIDEPTGYRYYSVGQVHLAVQVRRLRQLGLPLEEIRQMIDRPDHAKEVLLRHKQRLRTEIESRQQSLTHLHRLLQEDPMEYRIEQLPALQTLTIRTRLQPPHYEVIPEALQELMRYKKARGYTIEAPSFFVHHNDDHEEGSLLEVCLPVAGHVESEGRIEVRTFEGGRAFIGRFVGPYDKTGAAYSVVVEEALRRGLSITGVTAEFYVKSVPDTPNPEAYETDIAFFLN, encoded by the coding sequence ATGCGAGGCCGCCTGATCATCTCCCGGTTTGCCGTCCTCACCGGCCTATCCCCGAAGACGTTGCGGTACTACGACGAGATCGACCTGCTCCGTCCTGATCATATCGACGAGCCTACCGGATACCGGTACTACAGCGTCGGCCAGGTTCACCTGGCCGTCCAGGTACGGCGCCTACGTCAACTGGGTCTGCCGCTGGAGGAGATCCGGCAGATGATCGACCGTCCCGATCATGCGAAGGAGGTGTTGCTTCGTCACAAGCAACGGCTGAGAACTGAGATCGAGTCCCGCCAGCAGTCGCTCACACACCTGCACCGCTTGCTTCAGGAGGACCCCATGGAATACCGCATCGAACAGCTTCCCGCCCTTCAGACCCTGACCATCCGCACACGTCTTCAACCCCCTCATTACGAGGTAATTCCCGAAGCATTGCAAGAACTGATGCGCTACAAGAAGGCCCGAGGCTACACGATTGAGGCTCCGAGCTTCTTCGTGCATCACAACGACGACCATGAGGAAGGAAGCCTGCTGGAGGTCTGCCTGCCGGTTGCCGGTCACGTGGAGTCCGAGGGGCGAATCGAGGTGAGGACCTTCGAGGGTGGCAGGGCCTTCATCGGGCGGTTTGTGGGACCTTACGACAAGACGGGAGCAGCCTACTCGGTGGTGGTGGAAGAAGCACTGCGGCGCGGCCTGAGCATCACGGGGGTAACGGCTGAATTCTACGTGAAGAGCGTCCCGGACACGCCGAACCCTGAGGCGTACGAGACAGATATCGCCTTCTTCCTCAACTAA
- a CDS encoding 5-oxoprolinase subunit PxpA, whose amino-acid sequence MTHPTIDLNADLGEGSPHEALVMPHVTSANIACGGHAGDKETMRDSLRLAANYGVVAGAHPGFPDREGFGRREMHFPPEEVTAFVREQIEALKAVAAREGVRLAHVKPHGMLYNQAVKDRTLARAIAQAARDSGLPLYFGLAGEASVMLREAEALGLGAVGEGFADRGYSPDGALWPRGQAGALLPHDEAVAQGVRIAREGVTVAVTGERVAVPARTLCLHGDGAEAAQLARDLRAALEGAGVRVAAPGP is encoded by the coding sequence ATGACGCACCCCACCATCGACCTCAACGCCGACCTCGGGGAGGGCAGCCCGCACGAGGCGCTTGTCATGCCCCACGTCACGAGCGCGAATATTGCCTGCGGGGGCCACGCGGGCGATAAGGAGACGATGCGGGACAGCCTGCGTCTCGCCGCGAATTATGGCGTGGTGGCTGGTGCCCACCCCGGTTTTCCCGACCGCGAGGGCTTCGGTCGGCGCGAGATGCACTTCCCCCCGGAGGAGGTCACGGCCTTTGTGCGCGAGCAGATCGAGGCGCTGAAGGCCGTGGCGGCGCGGGAGGGGGTCCGCCTCGCCCACGTCAAGCCCCACGGGATGCTCTACAACCAGGCGGTGAAGGACCGGACGTTGGCGCGCGCTATCGCCCAGGCCGCCCGGGATTCAGGTCTTCCCCTCTACTTCGGCCTGGCGGGCGAGGCGTCGGTGATGCTGCGGGAGGCAGAGGCGCTGGGACTCGGGGCGGTCGGCGAGGGCTTCGCCGACCGGGGCTATTCACCCGACGGGGCGTTATGGCCGCGTGGGCAGGCGGGCGCCCTGCTCCCCCACGATGAGGCCGTCGCCCAGGGCGTCCGCATCGCGCGGGAGGGAGTGACGGTCGCCGTCACGGGCGAGCGGGTGGCCGTCCCCGCCCGGACCCTCTGCCTGCATGGGGACGGGGCGGAGGCGGCCCAGCTCGCGCGGGACCTGCGGGCGGCGCTGGAGGGGGCGGGCGTGCGGGTGGCGGCGCCGGGGCCGTAG
- a CDS encoding IS630 family transposase, translating to MRGNPLQPTSTHHHQPRSRIHRQKKAVGETRDQLKPGEVFYYADEFNISWLPTLWAVWSRMGQQVMVPTPAQPVRRYGIGAVDYHTGETVVLTRTRKRRQEIAELLQQLLEKHPHERIYVAWDNASTRQDEEIEAVVRGAAGRLVLLYLPTYSPWQGPIEMLWRHFRREVTHCELFENIEALLTAFRAFFERYNQLPGGVRSIIGSHPAQLP from the coding sequence ATCAGGGGGAATCCACTTCAACCGACCTCAACACACCATCACCAGCCCAGATCCCGAATACACCGTCAAAAAAAAGCGGTTGGGGAGACCCGCGACCAATTGAAGCCCGGGGAGGTCTTCTACTACGCCGACGAGTTCAACATCAGTTGGTTGCCGACCTTATGGGCGGTGTGGAGCCGCATGGGTCAGCAGGTGATGGTCCCGACACCGGCGCAGCCGGTACGCCGGTATGGGATTGGGGCCGTGGACTATCACACGGGGGAGACGGTCGTGTTGACCCGGACACGAAAACGGCGCCAGGAGATTGCCGAGCTTCTCCAGCAACTGCTGGAGAAGCATCCCCACGAACGGATTTATGTTGCCTGGGACAACGCCAGTACCCGTCAGGACGAGGAAATCGAGGCTGTCGTCAGAGGCGCGGCTGGTCGCTTGGTCTTGCTGTACTTGCCCACCTACAGCCCCTGGCAGGGCCCCATCGAGATGTTATGGCGGCACTTCCGCCGGGAAGTCACCCACTGCGAGTTGTTCGAGAACATCGAGGCGTTGCTGACCGCCTTCCGGGCCTTCTTTGAGCGCTACAACCAGCTACCCGGCGGCGTTCGGTCCATCATCGGTTCCCATCCCGCACAACTTCCGTAG
- a CDS encoding DUF927 domain-containing protein encodes MAQANRTTQAAFNRILEGLGGLPFLIDEVHTSEKPRDLENLVYTFANGQSYARGRAGGGVTGGTALGGVVILIGEARPEFRHAGSHNRLLLVNADLHPPLGAGAGKETALGLERAWLLESIWEQGAGHLGPRVAEVILADWGRFRTRVETQRQRPEVLALRDWGHALAAVLATLEVLFEQVLVLPQPEDAAELPRRLAVMLHAHRRESNPAEEMFEEIRTLMLQGNQRPTAKRVDLYLGSEFIGWRTGADWYLLTASRAFRQRLGRQAVQLHGRRWVERGWVVPDSQQGSSTQAVYCAVRGSTGRVLVIPRAVFEEAPGEV; translated from the coding sequence ATGGCGCAGGCCAATCGCACCACTCAGGCGGCGTTCAACCGCATCCTCGAAGGTCTGGGCGGCCTGCCGTTCCTGATCGACGAGGTGCATACCAGCGAGAAGCCCAGGGACCTGGAAAACCTCGTGTATACCTTCGCCAACGGGCAGTCCTACGCTCGAGGCAGGGCAGGTGGCGGCGTCACCGGGGGGACAGCGCTGGGTGGGGTGGTCATTCTGATCGGGGAGGCGCGGCCGGAGTTCCGGCATGCGGGGAGCCACAACCGCCTGCTGCTAGTGAACGCCGACCTGCATCCCCCGCTGGGCGCCGGGGCGGGAAAGGAAACGGCGCTTGGCCTGGAGCGGGCCTGGCTGCTGGAGAGCATCTGGGAGCAGGGCGCGGGGCACCTGGGGCCACGCGTGGCCGAGGTAATCCTCGCAGACTGGGGGAGGTTCAGAACCCGAGTCGAGACGCAGCGGCAACGGCCGGAGGTACTGGCGTTGCGGGACTGGGGACACGCCCTGGCTGCGGTGCTGGCGACGCTGGAGGTGCTGTTCGAGCAGGTCCTCGTGCTTCCGCAACCGGAGGACGCTGCCGAGTTGCCCCGCCGCCTGGCGGTGATGCTCCACGCCCACCGCCGCGAGTCCAACCCCGCCGAGGAGATGTTCGAGGAGATCCGCACGCTGATGCTGCAGGGGAACCAGCGCCCGACCGCGAAGCGGGTGGACCTGTACCTCGGCTCGGAGTTCATTGGGTGGCGCACGGGGGCGGATTGGTACCTGCTCACCGCGTCCCGGGCCTTCCGGCAACGGCTGGGCCGCCAGGCGGTGCAACTGCACGGGCGGCGGTGGGTAGAACGGGGGTGGGTAGTTCCCGATTCCCAGCAGGGCTCCAGCACTCAGGCGGTCTACTGCGCCGTCAGGGGGTCCACCGGGCGGGTGCTGGTCATTCCCCGGGCGGTGTTCGAGGAGGCGCCGGGCGAGGTGTGA
- a CDS encoding DUF927 domain-containing protein, which produces MEFLSAFEATNAAALPERLVSDRLGMMPGGVLVTPTTSIGGHVAYIGEGHDRFKPGRDASAYDRSLREITTWKGAYVLWLLLGLALASPFLPRLKLRRYPVVDLAGDSNAGKTTACHFSMGRGRPRARNRLWRRPIAPLRRRSTASSKVWAACRS; this is translated from the coding sequence GTGGAATTCCTGAGCGCCTTCGAGGCGACGAATGCGGCGGCCCTCCCCGAGCGCCTGGTCAGCGACCGCCTCGGGATGATGCCGGGCGGCGTGCTCGTCACGCCCACGACCAGCATCGGTGGGCACGTCGCGTACATCGGGGAGGGCCACGACCGGTTCAAGCCGGGGCGGGACGCCTCAGCCTATGACCGCTCGCTGCGGGAGATCACCACCTGGAAAGGGGCCTACGTCCTGTGGTTGCTGCTGGGGCTGGCGCTCGCCTCCCCCTTCCTGCCGCGACTCAAGCTCCGGCGGTACCCGGTCGTGGACCTTGCGGGTGACTCGAACGCGGGCAAGACGACCGCCTGTCACTTCTCCATGGGTCGTGGGCGGCCCCGGGCGAGGAACCGTTTATGGCGCAGGCCAATCGCACCACTCAGGCGGCGTTCAACCGCATCCTCGAAGGTCTGGGCGGCCTGCCGTTCCTGA
- a CDS encoding biotin-dependent carboxyltransferase family protein encodes MEVRRPGLQTTVQDAGRRVRALGVPGGGAADPLALRLANALVSNPPGAAALEVTLAGPALHFHADALVALCGASFAATLDEAPFPLWRAVPVRAGQTLEIGGTARGARAILAVRGGLEGQEAFGSRSTDLRTGFGGLEGRALRAGDRLTWASLPPVTAPRAFLSPELRTPTGPHHVLRVLLTPEATPDLLATLTGRSFTVSGQTDRMGARLSEVVPAPHDPNRVSLPNVPGAVQLPPDGRPILLLPDAGTHGGYATPLVVASVDLPRLGQLRPGDRVWLRGVSLEEARGALRQQEQEVREAELALRWWYKEA; translated from the coding sequence ATGGAGGTTCGGCGCCCCGGCCTGCAGACGACGGTGCAGGACGCGGGGCGGCGGGTGCGGGCGCTGGGCGTGCCGGGCGGAGGAGCGGCCGACCCCCTCGCCCTGCGGCTGGCGAACGCCCTGGTGAGCAACCCGCCCGGAGCGGCAGCCCTGGAGGTCACGCTGGCGGGACCCGCCCTGCACTTTCACGCGGACGCGCTCGTCGCGCTGTGCGGCGCTTCGTTCGCGGCCACCCTGGACGAGGCTCCCTTCCCCCTGTGGCGGGCCGTCCCCGTCCGCGCGGGGCAGACGCTGGAGATCGGGGGCACGGCGCGGGGGGCGCGGGCGATCCTCGCCGTGCGGGGCGGACTGGAGGGGCAGGAGGCGTTCGGCAGCCGATCCACCGACCTCAGAACGGGCTTCGGCGGGCTGGAGGGCCGGGCGCTGCGGGCAGGGGACCGGCTGACCTGGGCCTCCCTGCCGCCCGTCACGGCGCCGCGCGCCTTCCTCTCGCCGGAGTTGCGGACGCCGACCGGGCCGCACCACGTCCTGCGCGTCCTCCTGACCCCGGAGGCCACTCCCGACCTCCTCGCCACGCTGACGGGACGTTCCTTCACCGTGAGTGGGCAGACGGACCGGATGGGCGCGCGGCTGAGTGAGGTCGTCCCCGCGCCCCACGACCCGAACCGGGTCAGCTTGCCCAACGTGCCGGGGGCGGTGCAGCTTCCGCCGGACGGTCGGCCCATCCTGCTGCTCCCCGACGCGGGCACGCACGGAGGTTACGCCACCCCGCTCGTCGTGGCGAGTGTGGACCTGCCCCGGCTGGGGCAACTGCGCCCTGGAGACCGGGTGTGGCTGCGGGGGGTAAGCCTGGAGGAGGCCCGCGGGGCACTGCGCCAGCAGGAGCAGGAGGTCCGGGAGGCGGAGCTCGCCCTGCGCTGGTGGTACAAGGAGGCATGA
- a CDS encoding LuxR C-terminal-related transcriptional regulator translates to MSTSPPRGVQRTSLPELITPLVGRDKLLHDVLQLLSRPDVRLLTLRGEGGIGKTALAVELAHRRAATSDLVTWVDLTQVCTPDDVLPHLARALGCPASDSEDPSAYLGDSHALIVLDNFEHVHTAAEELAHALAVLPNTKLLVTSRVPLNLTVEHLITVGPLAVTPADHAGVSDAARLFERLARQIEPHFTLDDGHLALVEEVCRRLDGVPLAVELAAARLRAVSLATLVTWLDRPLDLLRDGPRDRPARSRAYLDAVEWSCALLTDDEREVFRACGAFVGGFTLDALQAALPHADLPHLLTRLAEHSLVRPDERRAGRFFMLEPVRAVAHTRLLDSPTVESVLDLCARHFLQLARDAAERQTDDPAGAWSALDADDANFQASLVWFTLRGRAEEALRLCEALSGYWQSRAQYTLALRFCRQAAELPGAEQHPALRVRAELTAAMAATRLGQFRLARELGTHGLDAFRTLGDVDGQVDALMTLGVLHHVTGDLDASVRCDEEALALLPVDADPSIRAVLSHNIGTLHAQNGHHDEALSSLGHAQTLFERDANSYGLAHCHMHRAWVFLRTARLRAARPELTQGLQLARQIGDVPLLIALHDLIATYALRAGQSHLAVRVLAAADAYQRRTGERWNVQFQGDVDDVRQSLRTALPDAVFEAEWLEGEAASFGTLAKATNALLATEPHEEDIPHLTSREREVLRHIAVGQSDKQIARTLGISVKTANRHVANLFGKTDARNRVELTRWAIAHDLLRDS, encoded by the coding sequence ATGTCCACCTCACCACCAAGAGGTGTCCAGCGAACGTCACTACCCGAGCTCATCACGCCGCTCGTCGGGCGCGACAAGCTCCTCCACGACGTGCTCCAACTGCTTTCGCGCCCGGACGTGCGGCTCCTCACCCTACGCGGCGAGGGCGGCATCGGCAAGACGGCCCTCGCCGTCGAACTCGCCCACCGTCGGGCAGCAACCTCGGATCTCGTTACGTGGGTGGACCTCACCCAGGTCTGTACGCCCGACGACGTTCTGCCTCACCTTGCGCGTGCCCTCGGCTGCCCCGCCAGCGACTCCGAGGACCCCTCGGCCTACCTCGGCGACTCGCACGCGTTGATCGTCCTCGACAACTTCGAGCACGTTCACACGGCCGCTGAGGAGCTTGCGCACGCCCTCGCCGTGCTTCCGAACACGAAACTGCTCGTCACGAGCCGCGTGCCTCTGAACCTGACCGTCGAGCACCTGATCACCGTCGGTCCGCTCGCCGTCACGCCTGCTGACCACGCAGGAGTCAGTGACGCGGCGAGGTTGTTCGAGCGCCTCGCCCGCCAGATCGAACCGCACTTCACCCTCGACGATGGGCATCTCGCGCTGGTCGAGGAGGTCTGCCGCCGACTTGACGGTGTGCCGCTTGCCGTGGAACTCGCGGCGGCGCGCCTCCGCGCCGTGAGCCTTGCCACGCTGGTGACGTGGCTCGACCGCCCGCTGGATCTGCTCCGCGACGGTCCGCGCGATCGTCCCGCCCGGTCACGCGCCTACCTCGACGCCGTCGAGTGGAGTTGCGCGCTGCTCACCGACGACGAACGGGAAGTGTTCCGGGCGTGCGGCGCCTTCGTGGGTGGCTTCACCCTCGACGCCCTCCAGGCGGCGCTGCCCCACGCGGACCTGCCGCATCTCCTGACGCGGCTCGCCGAGCACAGCCTCGTTCGACCCGATGAGCGGCGCGCCGGACGCTTCTTCATGCTCGAGCCTGTCCGGGCCGTCGCGCACACACGGCTGCTCGACTCACCCACCGTGGAAAGCGTGCTCGACCTGTGCGCCCGTCACTTCCTCCAACTCGCCCGTGACGCTGCCGAACGGCAGACGGACGACCCAGCAGGCGCGTGGTCCGCTCTCGACGCGGACGACGCGAACTTCCAGGCGTCCCTCGTGTGGTTCACCCTCCGAGGCCGCGCGGAGGAGGCGCTGAGGTTGTGCGAGGCGCTCTCCGGGTACTGGCAGAGCCGGGCGCAGTACACCCTTGCTCTTCGATTCTGCCGACAGGCTGCTGAGTTGCCAGGCGCTGAGCAGCACCCCGCGCTGCGAGTTCGCGCGGAACTCACCGCGGCAATGGCGGCGACGAGGCTGGGACAATTCCGCCTGGCCCGGGAGCTCGGCACCCACGGCCTCGACGCCTTCCGTACCCTTGGGGATGTTGACGGGCAAGTTGACGCGTTGATGACGCTCGGCGTGCTGCACCACGTGACCGGCGATCTCGACGCGAGCGTGCGGTGCGACGAGGAGGCCCTGGCGCTGTTGCCTGTGGACGCCGACCCTTCGATCCGGGCGGTGCTCTCGCACAACATCGGCACCCTGCACGCCCAGAACGGCCACCACGACGAGGCGCTCTCCTCATTGGGGCACGCGCAGACGCTGTTCGAACGCGACGCCAACTCGTACGGGCTGGCGCACTGCCACATGCACCGCGCCTGGGTGTTTCTCCGCACTGCCAGGCTGCGGGCGGCGCGCCCGGAGCTGACCCAGGGCCTGCAGCTCGCACGGCAGATCGGGGACGTGCCGCTCCTGATCGCGCTGCACGACCTCATCGCGACGTATGCCCTGCGCGCCGGGCAATCCCACCTCGCGGTGCGGGTGCTCGCCGCCGCTGACGCTTACCAGCGACGCACGGGGGAGCGGTGGAACGTGCAGTTCCAGGGTGATGTCGACGACGTGCGGCAGTCCCTGCGCACCGCCCTTCCCGACGCCGTGTTCGAAGCGGAGTGGTTGGAGGGTGAGGCGGCTTCCTTCGGGACGCTTGCGAAGGCCACAAATGCCCTGCTCGCAACGGAACCTCATGAGGAGGATATCCCCCACCTGACGTCTCGCGAGCGGGAGGTGCTGCGTCACATCGCCGTCGGCCAGAGCGACAAGCAGATCGCGCGGACGTTGGGCATCAGCGTCAAAACCGCCAATAGGCACGTCGCGAACCTGTTCGGAAAGACGGATGCGCGCAACCGGGTGGAGCTGACACGCTGGGCCATCGCGCACGATCTGCTCCGGGACTCCTGA
- a CDS encoding DUF2630 family protein, which produces MTDQEVLGQISELINEEHQLWTAGAGRQLNAREQTRLEALHTRLDILWDLLRQRRARRRAGQNPDDAEERSAEVVEHYTKTFGQE; this is translated from the coding sequence ATGACAGACCAAGAGGTACTGGGGCAGATTAGTGAGCTGATCAACGAGGAGCATCAACTGTGGACAGCGGGTGCTGGGCGTCAATTGAATGCCCGAGAGCAAACTCGGCTGGAGGCGCTTCATACCCGACTGGACATCTTATGGGACCTGCTCCGCCAACGTCGGGCCCGCAGGCGCGCTGGCCAGAACCCGGATGACGCCGAGGAACGTTCAGCAGAGGTGGTCGAGCACTACACGAAGACGTTCGGGCAGGAGTAG